From the Planktothricoides raciborskii GIHE-MW2 genome, the window AATTTCACCTTAGTTAATCCGTAGGGGGAACTCAAGTAAATATCGATAACCGGAACTAGGGGAACCTTCTAAAACAATATGTCCTTGATGCTGCCTGGTTAACTCCCAACTGAGTAAAAACCCTAAATCTTGCCGGGAAAGCTTAACGCAGCATAGGTCATTTGGATTTGCGGTTTGACAGTCTGAATCATATAATGCCTTGAATTCAGAGATTAACTTTTGAAAGAATTGCAGCATATTTGATGCCGGTTGCCTAGTAGAAAAAAGAGCTTCCAGGGTTTTTTCTGGCTTCAGAGATTCTGACTCATCATTAGCTGGGTTCAAGGGCATTTCCTCAGACTCCATATCCTGCATTTCTATTGGATTGAAACCATCTCCTAACCAGGGATGAGAAACCCAAATAATCATCTTTAAAATATCAGATTTGCGGGAAACATGAAGCCGCACGACTCCTCCCGGATGCGCCACAGAAATTACCCTGGCCAACATCTGATAGAGAATTTGGTAGACTTTAGACTTATCTATGAGAACTAGGCGATCGCCCGGTTCCACAGACAGACGAAATTCTTGGCCGCGTCGAGAAGCTTCCAATTCCAAGTGATTAAGGACTTGTTGACAAAGCATTTCAATATCCACAGCCGCCAGATCAAGATCCGGGGTTTGGTCATGTAAGTTCCGCAGAGACACTAACTCATCCAGCAACGATACCAAGTAGCGACCACTGTCATAAATAATCTGGAGATATTCTTTCTGTTTGTCGTTTAAATGTCCATAAACTTCTTGATTTAAAACTTTGGCCATTCCTGTCACCGAAGTTAAGGGATTCCGCATTTCTTGCGTCATGCTACCGATGAGTTTCTCCAAAACCAAGTCAGAAATATTCTTCAGCCCAAATTTTTCATCATTACTGGCTGGGGAAGTATCATCATCTACGGATATATCTGGCAATGAGTCAGGCAAAAAAGAGCTAACTGGAGTGTGAGTTGTGTCAGGCGATATTGCATCCGCAAGGCTCCTGCGCGTTCGCGCCAATTTGCTCCGTTCTAACTCGCTCATAATCCAGCGAGCGGTCAACTCCAAAAACTGAATTTCTTTAGCCGTAAATTGACGGGGAGACAGATCCATGCCCATCAAAACTCCCAAGCAATCCCCTTTGGAGGACAGCAAAGGCACTCCGGCATAAGCCCGAATTCCGTAATTTTGAACCGCCATCGACTTCGCCCACTGGTCTTGCTTCAAAGTATCTCGAATTGTCACCACAATTTGACTGGCTAAAACCTGTTGCCAAAAAGCCTCTTGCAGAGAAATTTTTGGTAACTTATTCGCCAAGTCTTGCAACAATTCGATCTCTTCAAAGTTAACGTCAGCAAAATTTACAGCAAGCTGTCTCAAGCGCCGATCTTTTTGCACTCCCCCAACAATACATAAAGGGATATCTAAAAATTCTGCACTCGCTTGAGTCGCCTTTTGCAAGATAAACAAGCTGTGTCGATCCAAGAGACCCCGGTCTGCAAACAGCAATCCAGATTCTTCTGGGGATGGGCTGGCAGAATTATCAAAATAAGCAAATTCTTGATTGTCTGGTACTACCATAAGAGTTTAAGGTTGCCATAGACAACAATGAAATCTATTCAATAAATCTATTCAATGGCGATTGGCCATAATGTTTCTAGTGAACGGCAGAACCGCCGAGGACAAATCTCTTGCCGCTAAGATCTTGAGGATTTTTGCCGTGGGATTTTTGCCGTGGGATTTTTGCCGTGGGTTTGGTTCTGGCAGATTTGGCTAGATGATCGGCACCAAATCTAAGCCTTTAGATATCTGCAATTTGCGCTGCAAAAAAAAATTTGCCGAACAACGAGCGAGATTGCATCCGCAACGCCGAAGCGCGATCGCAGGTCAAAGCTTAATCTTTGGGTGCCGAATCTCTGGGATTGGGTGACTACTTCCATGCTGGATGAGAAAGGAGTTTTTCCATCACTCTAACCCCGCGTAACTGATTGGAAAGAGGTAAATGACCTCTAGGGGCTGTCAAATCCCAAGTAAACTCTTGGGGATATCTTGTCCAATTATTGCCATTTTTCCAGCCGATTTTTGGCCACATCTTATCCCACATTTTCCCGACACCCAGCCAAATTTCTCGTTGGACAGAAAATCCAAACTTATCTTCGGAGTACAACTGCCACAGAGTATTAATGGTTTGTAAATCCGTTTCGGGAAACGTATCAACTTCAGTAAAATATAACCACTTTCTCTGGACGGCAGCAGGACCTGCCAATTCACAAAGTAATTGAATGGTGATTTTGTCAGCGGATTGGAAATCCGCAGCGGCCAGCAGCTTTTGTAACAGACTGTAGTCGATCTGGCGATCGCTCGGAGTTGGGAGCAGACCGTGGGGAAATGTGGAACGCAAAAATTCAGCGGATACCGGGTCTGCCGATGTATAAAGAACTTGGTAAACTTTCCCATCGACGAAGTTCGGGGTGGTTGAGCGGCGTTCTAACAAAAATTCTTGCAACACTCTCAGACCATCCCCACCAGCTTTGGCCAGATGAGAAATCACCTTGATCTGATTTTTTTGATTATTCGTTCTTAAGTTGGAAGCCAGTTCGGCAAAATCCAAAGCAGCATCCGGTATGGCAGAAGTTGTTGAGTCAGTCATGAAGGCTTTTTGAGGATCGACAGTTGCTATTTTCAGAGGTACAAGTAAACCCAGTAGGCCCTGCCCCCGCGAAGGCGCGGAGCCTGCGCGAAGCGCGCTTAGGCGGGGGATGAACCTGGAAGCATTAAGCAATCGGTGCCACTGGATATGAGGTTGAAACCTCAGATGTTCCTATTGTCTCATTATCTTAGACCTGCTGATTATTTCTGTGCTTGTAAAATCCGATTAATGATCCCGGTGGTGGATGAGTTGATTTCCACTTTCACCAGTTCAATCTGACCCCCATAAGCCTGAACCACTGGGGCTTCCGGCAGAGTTTCCAGGGTGTAGTCACCTCCTTTGACATAAATATCCGGTTGCAGAGATGAAATCAGGGTGGTAGCGGTGGGTTGATTAAAGATCACCACGGCATCAACCGCTTTGAGGCTACAGAGTACCTCAGCCCTTTGTAATTCTGGCACAATTGGTCGCGAGGGTTTTCCGGCGGTGGATGGCTTGATTGTTTGTACGGACTGGTCACTATTTAAACCAATAACGAGCGATCGCCCCAAAGCTTTGGCGGTTTGTAAATAGCGCACATGACCCACATGGAGTAAATCAAAACACCCATTGCTAAACACTAGAGGACGCCACCGATCCGGTTCAGAGGCGATCGCCTGAGTTAATTCATCCAAAGTATAAAGACCAGAAATCATAACGCTTAAGGGTTGATGGTTGATGGTTGAAGCTTGATGGTTGATGGTTGACGCTTGATGGTTGACCGTTGACCGTTTGCAGGATTCGTGAGTGTTCAAAAGGTGATGCCTTATTCACAGCAAGCAAACATTTGCTATCGCTTAATAGCTATCATTTAATCTGCTATTAGCTATCAATGTAACTGATAACTGATAACTGATAACTGATAACTGATAACTGATAACTGATAACTGATAACTGATAACTGATAACTGATAACTGATAACTGATAACTGATAACTGATAACTGATAACTGATAACTGATAACTGATAACTGATAACTGATAACTGATAACTGATAACTGATAACTACCGAAATCAGGGAAACCCAGCATTTGATATTGCTAAGTTATTCAGCATCAGGAGCGGACTCGTATCCATGTTCAAAAGCAAACCGAATTAATTGACCACGATTTTCCAAATCTAATTTGCTTAAAATATGACGCAAATGAGTTTGTACAGTCCGAGGACTGATAAATAAACGTTCGGCAATTTCTTTATTTGTACAGCCTTGAATCACTTCCCAAAAAACTCTGGCTTCCGCCGGGGTCAAGGGCAAACGGTCTGGGGAAGTCTCCGATATCGATGAGGTGACTGGGTATTCTTTGGGAGTTAAATTGGACTGATTATCAAGCCGATTATTGAGGGGATGGGTCATCTTCTCTGAAAGGGAAATTACAGAGGGTGAACTCACATTTTTATATCCTCCCGCCATATGCTGCATTAATCGAATAATTTCCGA encodes:
- a CDS encoding GAF domain-containing sensor histidine kinase → MVVPDNQEFAYFDNSASPSPEESGLLFADRGLLDRHSLFILQKATQASAEFLDIPLCIVGGVQKDRRLRQLAVNFADVNFEEIELLQDLANKLPKISLQEAFWQQVLASQIVVTIRDTLKQDQWAKSMAVQNYGIRAYAGVPLLSSKGDCLGVLMGMDLSPRQFTAKEIQFLELTARWIMSELERSKLARTRRSLADAISPDTTHTPVSSFLPDSLPDISVDDDTSPASNDEKFGLKNISDLVLEKLIGSMTQEMRNPLTSVTGMAKVLNQEVYGHLNDKQKEYLQIIYDSGRYLVSLLDELVSLRNLHDQTPDLDLAAVDIEMLCQQVLNHLELEASRRGQEFRLSVEPGDRLVLIDKSKVYQILYQMLARVISVAHPGGVVRLHVSRKSDILKMIIWVSHPWLGDGFNPIEMQDMESEEMPLNPANDESESLKPEKTLEALFSTRQPASNMLQFFQKLISEFKALYDSDCQTANPNDLCCVKLSRQDLGFLLSWELTRQHQGHIVLEGSPSSGYRYLLEFPLRIN
- a CDS encoding GUN4 domain-containing protein — protein: MTDSTTSAIPDAALDFAELASNLRTNNQKNQIKVISHLAKAGGDGLRVLQEFLLERRSTTPNFVDGKVYQVLYTSADPVSAEFLRSTFPHGLLPTPSDRQIDYSLLQKLLAAADFQSADKITIQLLCELAGPAAVQRKWLYFTEVDTFPETDLQTINTLWQLYSEDKFGFSVQREIWLGVGKMWDKMWPKIGWKNGNNWTRYPQEFTWDLTAPRGHLPLSNQLRGVRVMEKLLSHPAWK
- a CDS encoding adenylyltransferase/cytidyltransferase family protein is translated as MISGLYTLDELTQAIASEPDRWRPLVFSNGCFDLLHVGHVRYLQTAKALGRSLVIGLNSDQSVQTIKPSTAGKPSRPIVPELQRAEVLCSLKAVDAVVIFNQPTATTLISSLQPDIYVKGGDYTLETLPEAPVVQAYGGQIELVKVEINSSTTGIINRILQAQK
- a CDS encoding response regulator transcription factor, with amino-acid sequence MKKILIVDDDRTMRITLRRHLENQGYIVADAKSGVEALKSLEAEMPDLIVSDVMMPDMDGFEFCRRLRTTPSGQLIPFIFLSSLGELDDRIEGHEIGGDDYLIKPFEPRELVAKIEAQLERSRRIYSEIIRLMQHMAGGYKNVSSPSVISLSEKMTHPLNNRLDNQSNLTPKEYPVTSSISETSPDRLPLTPAEARVFWEVIQGCTNKEIAERLFISPRTVQTHLRHILSKLDLENRGQLIRFAFEHGYESAPDAE